A region from the Streptosporangium sp. NBC_01756 genome encodes:
- a CDS encoding sugar phosphate nucleotidyltransferase produces the protein MKVVLFCGGYGTRMRTGTPGDAPKPMQLVGPRPLIWHVMRYYAHFGHTEFILCLGYGAHHIKDFFLNYQETISNDFVLRGGQVELLSTDISEWSISFVQTGIESPIGERLRRVRDHLDGEEMFLANYADVLTDAPLPEIVDRFAASGAGASMMVVPPSDTFHCVELGEGGMVGGITPVSQMPLWVNGGYFVLRQEVFDHIPPGGDLVADGCAELAKRGRMLAYPHRGYWRPTDTVKERVALDEAYSRGDRPWALWEREPAVRTA, from the coding sequence GTGAAGGTCGTCCTCTTCTGCGGCGGGTACGGAACGCGGATGCGCACCGGCACCCCCGGCGACGCGCCCAAGCCCATGCAGCTCGTGGGCCCCCGGCCGCTCATCTGGCATGTGATGCGCTACTACGCGCACTTCGGGCACACGGAGTTCATCCTCTGCCTCGGTTATGGAGCGCACCACATCAAGGACTTCTTCCTGAACTACCAGGAGACCATCTCCAACGACTTCGTGCTGCGCGGCGGCCAGGTCGAGCTGCTGTCGACCGACATCTCCGAGTGGTCGATCTCCTTCGTGCAGACCGGGATCGAGTCGCCGATCGGCGAACGGCTGCGCCGGGTCCGCGACCACCTCGACGGCGAGGAGATGTTCCTGGCCAACTACGCCGACGTGCTCACCGACGCACCGCTGCCGGAGATCGTCGACCGGTTCGCCGCGTCCGGCGCGGGCGCCTCCATGATGGTCGTCCCGCCGTCGGACACCTTCCACTGCGTCGAGCTCGGCGAGGGCGGGATGGTCGGCGGGATCACGCCGGTCAGCCAGATGCCGCTCTGGGTCAACGGCGGCTACTTCGTGCTCCGCCAGGAGGTCTTCGACCACATCCCACCGGGTGGCGACCTCGTCGCGGACGGCTGCGCCGAGCTCGCCAAGCGCGGCCGGATGCTGGCCTACCCCCACCGCGGTTACTGGCGGCCGACCGACACGGTCAAGGAGCGGGTCGCCCTCGACGAGGCCTACTCGCGCGGCGACCGGCCGTGGGCCCTCTGGGAACGGGAACCGGCGGTGCGGACCGCATGA
- a CDS encoding PIG-L deacetylase family protein, which produces MIGFRAPAAGRIALLAAHCDDLAIGAGGSLLTVCSARPGIQVDALVLSGGGTEREDEEHAALAAFCPGADLRLTVLKLPDGRLPAHWDEAKGAVEELRARTDPDLLFAPHPGDAHQDHRGLARLVPTAFRDHQVLGYEIVKWDGDLGRPSVYQPLTPEVAEAKAALLQRHYPSQRARPWYDREAFLGLARIRGIECHARYAEAFHVNKLTLDLAGG; this is translated from the coding sequence ATGATCGGATTCAGGGCACCGGCGGCCGGCCGGATCGCGCTGCTCGCCGCCCACTGCGACGACCTGGCGATCGGCGCGGGCGGCAGCCTGCTGACCGTCTGCTCCGCCCGCCCCGGCATACAGGTGGACGCGCTCGTGCTCTCCGGCGGCGGCACCGAGCGGGAGGACGAGGAGCATGCGGCGCTGGCCGCCTTCTGCCCCGGCGCCGACCTGCGGCTCACCGTGCTGAAGCTGCCCGACGGGCGGCTGCCCGCGCACTGGGACGAGGCGAAGGGCGCCGTGGAGGAGCTGCGCGCGCGGACCGACCCGGACCTGCTGTTCGCGCCGCACCCCGGGGACGCCCACCAGGACCACCGCGGGCTGGCGCGGCTGGTGCCCACGGCCTTCCGCGACCACCAGGTGCTCGGCTACGAGATCGTCAAATGGGACGGCGATCTCGGGCGGCCGTCGGTCTACCAGCCGCTCACGCCCGAGGTGGCCGAGGCGAAGGCGGCCCTGCTCCAACGGCACTACCCCTCACAACGGGCCCGCCCCTGGTACGACCGCGAGGCGTTCCTCGGGCTGGCCCGCATCCGCGGAATCGAGTGCCATGCGCGCTACGCGGAGGCGTTCCACGTCAACAAGTTGACTCTCGATCTGGCTGGAGGATGA
- a CDS encoding DUF4910 domain-containing protein yields MTEPTTAGPAAADAVGREMHALVERLYPLCRSITGDGVRRTLEIVGESVPLRIHEVPTGTEVLDWTVPKEWNIRDAYIKDPSGARVVDFAESNLHVVGYSVPVAATMPLTELRRHLHTLPEQPDLIPYRTSYYAETWGFCLRENTLAGLPDGDYEVRIDSTLADGHLTYGEHVVPGRVTDEVLISCHVCHPSLANDNLAGIAVATRLAQRLAGADPWYTYRFLFMPGTIGAITWLAGNRERAARIRHGLVLACAGDSGALTYKRSRRGDAEIDRAVRHVLRTSGRDHEIVDFSPYGYDERQFCSPGFNLPVGSLTRTPYAGYPEYHTSADNPDFVSPEAMTDTLETCWEITRVLERDRRYLNLSPYGEPQLGRRGLYGSLGGRSDTKQAQMAMLWVLNLSDGENSLLDIAERSDLPFAVVADAAQALRGAGLVKEQQKR; encoded by the coding sequence GTGACTGAGCCGACGACGGCCGGACCGGCGGCGGCCGACGCGGTGGGGCGGGAGATGCACGCCCTGGTCGAGCGGCTCTACCCGCTCTGCCGGAGCATCACCGGCGACGGGGTGCGCCGCACGCTGGAGATCGTCGGGGAGTCCGTCCCGCTGCGGATCCACGAGGTGCCGACGGGGACCGAGGTCCTCGACTGGACGGTGCCCAAGGAGTGGAACATCCGTGACGCCTACATCAAGGACCCCTCGGGTGCCCGGGTGGTCGACTTCGCCGAGTCCAACCTCCACGTGGTCGGCTACAGCGTCCCGGTGGCGGCCACCATGCCCCTCACGGAGCTCCGCCGCCACCTGCACACGCTGCCCGAGCAGCCCGACCTGATCCCGTACCGGACCAGCTACTACGCGGAGACCTGGGGTTTCTGCCTGCGGGAGAACACCCTGGCCGGTCTCCCGGACGGCGACTACGAGGTCCGGATCGACTCCACCCTGGCCGACGGGCACCTGACCTACGGCGAGCACGTGGTGCCGGGCCGGGTCACCGACGAGGTGCTCATCTCCTGTCACGTCTGCCACCCCTCGCTGGCCAACGACAATCTGGCGGGCATCGCCGTGGCGACCCGGCTCGCCCAGCGGCTGGCCGGGGCCGACCCGTGGTACACCTACCGCTTCCTGTTCATGCCGGGCACCATCGGCGCGATCACCTGGCTGGCGGGTAACCGCGAACGCGCCGCCCGGATCAGGCACGGGCTCGTGCTGGCCTGCGCGGGGGACAGCGGCGCGCTGACCTACAAGCGCAGCAGGCGCGGGGACGCGGAGATCGACCGGGCGGTACGGCACGTGCTGCGGACCTCGGGACGCGACCACGAGATCGTGGACTTCTCCCCGTACGGCTACGACGAACGGCAGTTCTGCTCCCCCGGGTTCAACCTGCCGGTCGGCTCCCTGACCCGCACGCCGTACGCCGGTTATCCGGAGTACCACACCTCGGCGGACAACCCGGACTTCGTCTCGCCCGAGGCGATGACGGACACCCTGGAGACCTGCTGGGAGATCACCCGGGTGCTGGAACGCGACCGTCGCTACCTCAACCTCAGCCCGTACGGCGAGCCGCAACTGGGCAGGCGGGGGCTGTACGGGTCACTGGGCGGTCGCAGCGACACCAAGCAGGCGCAGATGGCGATGTTGTGGGTGCTGAACCTCTCCGACGGGGAGAACAGCCTGCTCGACATCGCGGAACGGTCCGACCTGCCCTTCGCCGTCGTGGCGGATGCGGCACAAGCCCTGCGTGGTGCAGGACTGGTCAAGGAGCAGCAGAAAAGATGA
- a CDS encoding NAD-dependent epimerase/dehydratase family protein codes for MRVLLTGHQGYLGSVMAPALAEAGHEVIGLDSGLFADCVLGPVPDDPRGHAIDLRDVTAGELAGVDAVVHLAALSNDPLGSLTPQLTYDINHHASVRLARLAREAGVRRFLYASTCSVYGASGGGDLVGEDAPLRPVTPYAESKVRVEDDLAELADDDFTPVFLRNATAFGFSPRLRADIVLNNLVGHALLSGEVRVLSDGTPWRPLVHAEDIADAFVLALAAPRDAVHARAFNVGTERNNVTVAEIAAEVVEAVPGSTLVVTGEAGADPRSYRVDFSRIRAALPGYEARWTVKDGAVELVDAYRRFGLTERDFQHRFTRLARLSARRAEGTVDDALRPHGTVAGD; via the coding sequence ATGCGCGTGCTGTTGACCGGGCACCAGGGCTACCTGGGAAGTGTGATGGCCCCGGCGCTCGCCGAGGCGGGCCACGAGGTGATCGGCCTGGACTCCGGGCTGTTCGCCGACTGCGTCCTGGGGCCCGTGCCCGACGATCCCCGCGGTCACGCGATCGACCTGCGGGACGTCACCGCCGGTGAGCTGGCGGGGGTGGACGCCGTGGTGCACCTCGCCGCGCTGTCCAACGATCCGCTCGGCTCACTGACGCCCCAGCTCACCTACGACATCAACCACCACGCCTCGGTGCGGCTGGCCCGGCTGGCCCGCGAAGCGGGGGTGCGCCGGTTCCTGTATGCCTCCACCTGCTCGGTCTACGGCGCCTCCGGCGGTGGCGACCTGGTCGGCGAGGACGCGCCGCTGCGCCCGGTGACCCCCTACGCCGAGTCCAAGGTCCGGGTGGAGGACGATCTGGCCGAGCTGGCGGACGACGACTTCACTCCGGTGTTCCTGCGCAACGCCACCGCGTTCGGGTTCTCGCCGCGGCTGCGTGCGGACATCGTGCTGAACAACCTCGTCGGGCACGCGCTGCTCTCCGGTGAGGTGCGCGTGCTGTCCGATGGCACCCCGTGGCGGCCGCTGGTGCACGCCGAGGACATCGCGGACGCCTTCGTCCTGGCCCTGGCCGCGCCCCGGGACGCCGTGCACGCCAGGGCCTTCAACGTGGGCACCGAGCGGAACAACGTGACCGTGGCGGAGATCGCCGCCGAGGTGGTCGAAGCGGTTCCCGGATCCACGCTGGTGGTCACCGGTGAGGCCGGCGCCGACCCGCGCTCCTACCGGGTGGACTTCTCCCGCATCCGTGCCGCGCTCCCCGGCTACGAGGCCCGCTGGACGGTCAAGGACGGCGCGGTCGAGCTGGTCGACGCGTACCGCCGGTTCGGCCTGACCGAGCGGGACTTCCAGCACCGCTTCACCCGTCTCGCCCGGCTGTCGGCCCGGCGCGCCGAGGGCACCGTCGACGACGCGCTGCGACCGCACGGAACGGTCGCCGGTGACTGA